The sequence below is a genomic window from Mycobacteroides abscessus ATCC 19977.
GGGGTGGTGGCCAATGCCACCTGGCCGCGGATCACCCGGCTCATACGGGGATCGGATTCCAGTCCCGATACGTCAGCCTCGATCTGCAACGGAATCGGGCACATGGGCAACACGCGTCCGGTAATGCCGAGCATGCGCCCCATCTCGTCGAGGGCGGTGACCGGGTCGGCGAGCATGTCGGTGAGACCCGCCAGGATCAGGTTGCCGATCGGGTGCCCCGCCAGGCCCCCGCTGCCACCCAACCGGTGCTGTATGGCCGTGGCCCACATACGTCCGCGGGGGCTGTCGGAGGCCAGCGCCGCCAACGCCATCCGCAGATCACCGGGTGGCACGATCCCGAGCTCGGAACGAATGCGGCCGGAGGAGCCGCCGTCATCGGACACAGTGACCACCGCGGTGATGTCGTGGGTGAGCCGCCGCGCCGCCGACAACGTCGCGTAGAGGCCGTGCCCGCCACCGAGCGCGACGATGCGCGGCTCCCGCCGGGTCAGCTGGGTGTCCTGCGCGATACCGGAGCTCATTCGCGTCCCAGGTCGCGGTGCAACACCCGCACCGACAGGTCGTCGTCGGGAGCCAAGGATGCGGCCAGCGCCTCGGTTATCGCGACGCTTCGATGCTTGCCGCCCGTGCACCCCACCGCGATTGTCATGTAGCGCTTCCCCTCTCGCCGGTAGCCGTCGATCACGAGGTTCAGCAGCCGATGGTAGGTGTCCAAGAACTCGTCCGCACCGGGTTGGCTCAACACATAGTGGCTGACCGAGGGATGTTGTCCGGTATGTGGCCGCAGCTCATCCACCCAGTGCGGGTTCGGCAAGAACCGAACGTCGACGACCATATCCGCATCCATCGGGAGACCGTACTTAAAACCGAAGGACTCGACGGTCACGCTGATGTGTGCAACGGACTCGCTGCTGAAGGCACGCTCGATGGCCGCGCGCAAGGCGGGGACGGGAAGGGACGAGGTGTCGATCACCAGGTCCGCCGAAGCCCGTATCGACGAAAGCAGCGCCCGTTCCGCCGCGATGCCCTCAGCGAGCGTCTGGCCGCCCTGCAGCGGGTGGCTCCGCCGGTTGTTCTCGTACCGGCGGACCAGACTCTCGTCCGACGCCTCCAGAAACAGCACCCGGGGACTGATTCCGCGGGTGGCCAGGTCGGCGCGGACGGACTCGAGGTCGCCGGTGAAGCCTCGGGACCGGACATCCATCACCACAGCGAGCTGAGTGATGCGTGAACCGGCGGCCAAGCCCAGGTCGACCATTCGTGTGATCAGTTCCGGCGGAAGATTGTCGGCGACGTACCACCCGAGGTCTTCGAGCACCTTGGCGGTAGTGCCGCGTCCCGCGCCCGATAGGCCCGTGACCAGCACGACGTCGATATCGGCGTTTGCGGTCTCGCTAGGTGGATGGAGTGTCATCGACTCCATTTTCGACCATGGCGGGCAGTACTGCTTCGGTTGCACCGGAACTCGGGGCCGAACTGTCAGTTTCGATGAGGGCCTCACGCACCGCGACCGCGGTCGCCGCACCGATGCCGGGCACGGCGGTGATCTCCTCCACGCTCGCCTTCTTGAGCTGGGCTACCGAACCGAAATGCGAGACGAGTGCAGCCCGGCGCGCCTCGCCCAAACCGGGTATGCCGTCGAGCACGGAGGCCGTCATCCGCCTGGACCGCTTGCTCCGGTGGAAGGTGATGGCGAACCGGTGTGCCTCGTCACGCACCCGTTGCAGCAAGTACAGCGCCTCACTGGTGCGCGGCAGAATCACCGGATCCGGCTCGCCCGGAACCCACACCTCTTCGAGCCGCTTGGCCAATCCGATCACCGCGACGTCGGTGACGCCCAGCTCGCTGAGTTCGGCGGCGGCCGCGTTGACCTGCGGCGCCCCGCCATCCACGACGAAAAGATTCGGCGGATAGGCGAACTTGCGTGAATGTCCCTCCGCCGCATACTCGGTCACCGCCTGCTGATCTTGCACGTGACGAGCGAACCGACGCCGGGTGACCTCTGCGATGGAGGCGACATCGTCGGAGCGGCCGTCTCCCGCGGCCTCCCTGATGCTGTAGTGGCGGTAGTCGGACCGGCGCGAGAGCCCGTCCTCGAAAACCACCAACGATGCCACCACGTCGGTGCCCTGGACATGACTGATGTCGATGCACTCGATGCGTAAGGGCGCCTGCTCCAGCCCCAGTGCGTCCTGCAGCTCCTGCAATGCGGCCGACCTGGTGGTGAGATCACCGGCGCGTTTGAGCTTGTGCTGCGCCAGCGCCTCTTTCGCATTGCGCTCCACCGTCTCCGCCAGCGCCTTTTTGTCGCCGCGCTGCGGCACCCGTAGGGAGACCCGAGAGCCCCGCAGTCCGGTGAGCCATGAGGTCATTCCCTCGGCATCCCTGGGCAGCACCGGCACCAGCACCTCGCGCG
It includes:
- the rapZ gene encoding RNase adapter RapZ, with translation MESMTLHPPSETANADIDVVLVTGLSGAGRGTTAKVLEDLGWYVADNLPPELITRMVDLGLAAGSRITQLAVVMDVRSRGFTGDLESVRADLATRGISPRVLFLEASDESLVRRYENNRRSHPLQGGQTLAEGIAAERALLSSIRASADLVIDTSSLPVPALRAAIERAFSSESVAHISVTVESFGFKYGLPMDADMVVDVRFLPNPHWVDELRPHTGQHPSVSHYVLSQPGADEFLDTYHRLLNLVIDGYRREGKRYMTIAVGCTGGKHRSVAITEALAASLAPDDDLSVRVLHRDLGRE
- the uvrC gene encoding excinuclease ABC subunit UvrC encodes the protein MPDPSTYRPAPGSIPVEPGVYRFRDPHGRVIYVGKAKSLRSRLTSYFADITGLHPRTRQMVTTAGSVEWTVVGTEVEALQLEYNWIKEFDPRFNVRYRDDKSYPVLAVTLNEEYPRLFVYRGPRRKGVRYFGPYSHAWAIRETLDLLTRVFPARTCSNGVFKRHKQIDRPCLLGYIEKCSAPCIGRVSAQEHREIVLDFCDFLSGKTDRLARDMEREMNQAAQELNFERAARLRDNISALQRALERQTVVFGDGTDADVVAFSDDELEAAVQVFHVRGGRVRGQRGWIVEKTGDPGDSDLQGLVEQFLTQFYGDQADLVYAADTEADVAPVPREVLVPVLPRDAEGMTSWLTGLRGSRVSLRVPQRGDKKALAETVERNAKEALAQHKLKRAGDLTTRSAALQELQDALGLEQAPLRIECIDISHVQGTDVVASLVVFEDGLSRRSDYRHYSIREAAGDGRSDDVASIAEVTRRRFARHVQDQQAVTEYAAEGHSRKFAYPPNLFVVDGGAPQVNAAAAELSELGVTDVAVIGLAKRLEEVWVPGEPDPVILPRTSEALYLLQRVRDEAHRFAITFHRSKRSRRMTASVLDGIPGLGEARRAALVSHFGSVAQLKKASVEEITAVPGIGAATAVAVREALIETDSSAPSSGATEAVLPAMVENGVDDTPST